cctagtcaagccgctgggcccaccctaatctgaaatcggctcataacaaagtaaccctgctttgtgccccacaaaactgcgcgccaattctgaccaaagtaataggccagctcaaatggatactataggataaggtgtaattcaatcgggcACCTGCGTgcggaccgacatgactgtgcaactttctatgtgtgttacgatcccattggccactggcccctataaagctgctacgcctcttagtctcggggtccaagtccctgctccgctgtgtcgggtgcacttggacccaagctcgagcttgtaaataaaccctcgtgtgtttgcatcaaaaaaaaaaaaaaaaaaaaaaagagacattcaGAAGGCATGTTCTAGATTTCTAAGTTTTATATCTGGTAGCATAGGTCTTTTCAAAAGTTTCCATGTTATtctttataatttgcatttttaaaatacatttttaattcagGGTTAAATTCTACAGATTCCTGAGTGAGATTTTGATTGCAAAGGCATCATGTACATAAGATTAATTTTAGCACAATTGACATTTTTATAACACTAAGTTGAGCAATCCAGGAACATAATATTTTTACCAATTTATTTAGGACCTCTGCAAtttttcccaaaaatattttaacttttcacCTTTTAGGAGTGGGTTGTCTAGTTTTTATAAGACATTCTGTGATTATGGCTTATTCCTTTTATCCTTAATTTTTATTGCCTTTGTCCATTCTAATGACATTAATTCCTAAATTCCTTAAATAGATGTTTAAatgctcaatattttttttctaattaattctgCCAATGTGATGAATTCTAGTTAtagattttccaaaataaaaccaTCAAGCCAAACATGAGATCAATGCAGTTTGGACAACTTCCTGTAattcttatacatttttaaatagagagagagagagactatatatatatagagagactatatatatatagtggatatattgtgggtttttttcattattatatcttTCTTTATAAATCATGATTTTGTCACCTAAGATGAGTTACAGTGAAGTTCTCATTTTTTCACTCTGAAATAGTTAGTAGAAAAAATATGgatgatattttttcctttgaaattttagaacatttgccTTTAAAAACAATCTGAAGGAGAAAGAAGTTGGAAAAGCAGAGATAgataaagtacattttttaataaattgtgttaatacaaaacatttcatgtttatttgatGGAAGGTGAAATAAAGGTATAAGAgtaatattcaaattaaaatatagttaatgtcttccatttctctttatgCCATGTCCAGTTCACTTCATCTAGATCAGAGAATCATTAGTCCTGTCCATGTACATTTAAACAGTAGGTATATTTGATAGGTATATCAAATAAATCATGCCATATCTATTTACCCTTGTTCCCTATTAAATTGTCTTTCATTCATGTAGTTCGTGCAATGTTATTTGCCAGCCTCAAAGACACTCGAGATAGCATCCCCTACTTTGAAATTAAATAGCAGTTTATTGGATGATTTCAGGTGATACATTAACAAATACATTCTGATAATTTATCCTGGTCTTAAAATGTGCTAGAAAATATAACTACCAAATTAAACCCATCATTTCAGAGATACTAGTGCTAAAGTCAAAGCAAATGTGGGAATGTtagctatattctttttttatatattaataaccTGTAGATGCAGGCCTTACTTTCTGTGCAACATatcaaaaatcagaaaatgaaaacaccgcAGGCAAGTGCTAAATATTAAGATACAATGTTATtgagaaaatttatttatgtgcATTACAGTGGGCATGTTGGGGACTTTTGCAGGGTATCTAAATCATTGTCTATCATCAGAAAAAGTCATTAAACAATATTCACAACTCATAAAAGCATAATGGAATGATAACACAAGTTAATAAATCAAACGGATAATGGAATGGGAATACCATTAGATATGCAGAGTTATaatgagaaatgtaaatcaaagtctattaaatgagttaatcGTGTTTTACTTGGATGTTGGGACTGAAATTGCAAGTTGAGAAGTGGAGGgttataacttttattattatttcttataaagaaTTATATGTTTAACCAATTACAGGCATTAAGTAAAAAACATGTCTAAAAGAATATCAGGATTCCCACTTAAGACCAAACTTTCTAATGATACCTTCTTGACAGACCAACCATACAGAGACTGTATTGACTTGGTAATGATAGCCAGCAtgcagcaaaaaagaaaaagaaaaaaaaaaaaaaggctactgtATACCTTAGGTTGTAATGCCTTCTGTATTTGGCTCCAGGTTCAGTGACAAAAGTGagtcttattttaaattaacccATCTAAAAAAATGGACCTATCTTACCCATGATGGCTTTGCCTCCTAAAATGACCACAGATGTTGTCTCCTGAATCCCAATGACTCTTGTGATGGTTGTTCCCACAGCAATTTCGCTTAATGACCTGGATGAACAGACAAAATCTAACAGTGTTAACAGAATTCATCCTAATGGGAATCACCGACCGTCCTGAGCTGCAGGCTCCCTTCTTTGGGCTTTTCCTCATCATCTACACAGTTTCAGTGGTGGGCAACCTGGGCATGATCATCCTCACCAAGGTGGATTCCAGGCTCCAAacacccatgtacttcttcctcagaCACCTGGCTTTCATTGATCTTGGCTACTCATCAGCTGTGGCACCCAAAATGTTAGTAAATTTTGTAGCTGATCAAAATACAATCCCCTATAACTGGTGCGCTACCCAGCTGGCTTTCTTCATCTTGTTCATCATCAGTGAGCTGTTCATTCTGTCAGcaatggcctatgaccgctatgtggccatctgtaacCCTCTGCTCTACACCGTTGTTATGTCACAAAGAGTGTGCTGGGTGCTAGTAGCAATCCCTTATGTCTACagtgcctttctttctctgataACCACCATCAAGATTTTTATGTCATCCTTCTGTGGACATAATGTCATTAGACATTTTTACTGTGATAGTCTTCCCTTGTTAACTTTGGTGTGTTCAAGCACACGTGACATTGAGTTGATAATACTGATCTTTTCAGCATTTAATTTGATTTCCTCCCTTCTCATAGTGCTTGTGTCTTACATCCTAATCCTTATGGCCATCCTTAGGATGAACTCTGCAGAGGGCAGGCACAAGGCCTTCTCCACCTGTGGATCTCACCTGACAGTGGTTGTTGTATTATATGCTACTCTATTTTTCATGTACGTGCAACCCAAATCCAGTCATTCCTTTGATACTGATAAAATCGCCTCTGCATTTTACACTTTGATAATCCCTATGTTGAATCCCATGATCTACAGCTTAAGGAACAAAGAGGTAAAAGGTGCCCTGCATAGAGTATGGAAAAACTTGCACATACTGCCTATGTAGAGTTCAATATAGACTATACATACAATAAATTAGGTTATGGACTACTGTTGATGTTGTTGGGTTTAGAAAGGAGTAATGTGTAGAAGTCATGGAAAACTAGAaatgtttttcctattttcaacTATAGGTGTTCCAGTAGTGATCAACCTTCCTgtatcaatttttatttgtccttaAGTGTTACTGCCAGAGACCTAAGTTCAGACATCTGTTCTTACATTGCCAAGTACTTCTGTTACAATTTAAGGGAAGTCTGTTTTAATACATCTGCCATTAAGTAATCTTTTAAAGGCTTTCTTGtgtcttttcttaaatattttttgtggGATAAACACCATTTAAATACCAGTGCCCTCCATACCTGCATACTGACATAAGATGGCACTTAATGTTTTTTGTGCTGAGCATACATACATTAATGAGTAATGAACAGTATCTGCCTTAATGACATTTCAACTCTACCCCCTTTGGTTGGTGGCATTTTAAATTTGTTACATTATTATATGTGAACATGTATATGCAtggaaaagcataaaataaagttGATTATCTTCGAGGGCCATAATTATgtacattaaaaattcaaaagactCAGCATTGAAACATTAGAAATAATAAGTGAATTTTGCAGGATTAGTGGATATAGTGTCAGCGTGTTAAAGATCAATTATTTTGTATCTACcaacaaaaacagataaaattaaaattttaagctaAACTAGGAAAAATTTTAATGAGTACAAGCTGACGGTGAGAGCCGTGACCAGAGCGTTTGTGAAATGCACAAAAGCACGGAGACTGAAGAAGAGGAATATGCGGACCCTCTGGATTAATCGAATCACAGCTGCCTCCCAGGAATATGGCCTGAAGTACCCGGCATTCATTGTCCATTTAATTAAGTGCCAGGTGGAGCTCAACAGGAAGTACTTGTGGATCTAGCCATCTATGAACCAAAGACTTTTAAATCTTTGGCTGCTTTGGCCAAAAGGAGGCGACTGGAAGGATTTGTTGCTGCCCTAGGGGATGGCAAACAGCCTGAAGGcatattttccagagtggtgcAGCATCACTGAGGGGGATTCCAACATTGCCTCCCTTTGCAGCTGAATGTCTTAGGAAAAGTGTTTTTCCCCCTGATAATCACAGTGGTTAACATAGGGGCTAAAAGTTATGTCACCATGTGTGTAAGTTTGGTCAACAATTATATTAGTTTGCATTTTAGTGACAGGTGTAAGAGAAAGCCCTCTTCTTCCCTTACTGGGACAGATCTAGAAATCTTACACAGATGTGCAAATAAAGCTTCATTGCTAGACACTACAACCAATATTACTGAGttattgaaggagagataaatgttaaaataccATGTCAATTggttgaaagatataaatttggTGAGGCCAGTTCTCCCTAATTTTCCTATAGATCCAATGCAGTTAACAATCAAGATTccagtaatattttttaagattttatttatttattcatgagagacacagagagaggcagagacacagacagagggagaagcaggctccctgcaggaagcctgtttagGACTCTATCCCTGGTCCAGGGAtaatgccctgaactgaaggcagactctcaaccgctgagccacccaggcatcccagtaggATTTTTTAGTGCTTAAGTCGATATCAAAAATTATttggggtatccctgggtggcgcagcagtttaacgcctgcctttggcccagggcgcgatcctggagacccgggatcgaatcccacatcgggctctcggtgcatggagcctgcttctccctctgcctatgtctctgcctctctctctctctctgtgtgtgactatcataaataaataaaaatttaaaaaaaaatttaaaaaaaattatttggaaacgCAAAAGATCTAGATTAGCCAGGCAATATCTTAGAAGAAAGATTTCAGAGGACTTCCAATGACAGATATCAATTCATTTaatgaaataagattttttattatttttttatttttttaataataaatttattttttattggtgttcaatttgccaacatacagaataacacccattgctcatcccgtcaagtgcccccctcagtgcccgtcacccattcacctccaccccccgccctcctccccttccaccacccctagttcgtttcccagagttaggagtctttatgttctgtctccctttctgatatttcctacccattttttaaatgtatcattaGTGCACATATTTACAGAgagatcaataaaatgaaaataaagtccaAAATAGACTCACATGTTTAATTccacttattttaaaacaagagcCTTGCTGCAATATAGTGAATAAAATAGGTTTTCTCAGTAAATTGGTCAGTTCAATTAGGtttctatataaaatatggaACTTGGTCATTTATACactatatgtaaaaattaattgaaatatgtTACAAATGGGAATGTGAAATTTGAAACCAAAAGGTTTcttaaagtaaagtaaaataatattttcatgacTTGGGATCAACAAAGTTTCCTTAAATGGGGTACAAAAAATAGTGATACTAATAGAAAAATAGTACTCTATCTAGAATGAAAACTTGTATTAATGAAA
This is a stretch of genomic DNA from Canis aureus isolate CA01 chromosome 21, VMU_Caureus_v.1.0, whole genome shotgun sequence. It encodes these proteins:
- the LOC144292637 gene encoding olfactory receptor 8K3-like, encoding MTWMNRQNLTVLTEFILMGITDRPELQAPFFGLFLIIYTVSVVGNLGMIILTKVDSRLQTPMYFFLRHLAFIDLGYSSAVAPKMLVNFVADQNTIPYNWCATQLAFFILFIISELFILSAMAYDRYVAICNPLLYTVVMSQRVCWVLVAIPYVYSAFLSLITTIKIFMSSFCGHNVIRHFYCDSLPLLTLVCSSTRDIELIILIFSAFNLISSLLIVLVSYILILMAILRMNSAEGRHKAFSTCGSHLTVVVVLYATLFFMYVQPKSSHSFDTDKIASAFYTLIIPMLNPMIYSLRNKEVKGALHRVWKNLHILPM